In Vagococcus luciliae, one genomic interval encodes:
- a CDS encoding APC family permease yields the protein MSNKEEFIVEDSNQLNRTMTFFPALSTVMGTVIGGGVFFKTASVTQSTGSASLTLLSWFLGGVISICAGLTAAELSAAIPETGGMVRYIERAYGKLWSFLLGWALIIIYFPANVAALSIVFGTQFKNLFGLSNSVVVPIAILVGASIMLINFLGARASGIFQSITLVCKLIPLALIVIFGLLRQGDVSVSLFPVTAGAQTSGFFPALGAGLLATMFAYDGWIHVGNISGELKNPERDLPRSIAGGLFCVMVIYLLVNFVYLKSLPIESLAGNENAAMDVSKQIFGDFGGKIVTIGILISVYGAINGYTMTGMRIPYTMGLDKQLPYSNQLAKLNRNKVPFIAGLFELAVAVVMMLLGGFDILTDMLVFVIWIFYTLVFCAVIKLRKKEPDLPRPYKVPLYPFIPIISIIGGVFILSMTLINQLSLVITGLGLTALGIPFYLYANRKKTRK from the coding sequence ATGTCAAATAAAGAGGAATTTATAGTTGAAGATAGTAATCAGTTAAATCGAACGATGACGTTCTTTCCTGCTTTATCTACCGTTATGGGGACTGTTATAGGTGGGGGAGTGTTCTTTAAAACAGCAAGTGTGACACAATCGACAGGTTCGGCTAGTCTAACGTTACTTTCTTGGTTTTTAGGCGGTGTGATTAGTATCTGTGCAGGATTAACAGCAGCAGAACTCTCGGCTGCTATCCCAGAAACAGGTGGGATGGTTCGTTATATTGAACGAGCGTATGGAAAATTATGGAGCTTTTTACTTGGTTGGGCATTGATTATTATTTATTTTCCAGCAAACGTTGCAGCATTATCTATCGTTTTTGGCACACAATTTAAAAATTTATTTGGACTATCTAATTCAGTTGTGGTACCTATAGCTATTTTAGTTGGAGCGTCCATCATGTTAATTAACTTTTTAGGAGCCAGAGCTAGTGGGATATTTCAATCAATTACATTGGTTTGTAAGTTAATACCACTTGCCTTAATTGTGATTTTTGGATTACTGAGACAAGGTGACGTAAGTGTCAGTTTATTTCCAGTAACTGCAGGGGCACAAACATCTGGTTTTTTCCCAGCATTAGGTGCCGGCCTTCTTGCTACTATGTTTGCATATGATGGCTGGATTCATGTAGGAAATATTTCAGGGGAGTTAAAAAATCCTGAGCGAGATTTACCAAGATCAATTGCCGGTGGATTGTTTTGTGTTATGGTGATTTATTTATTAGTTAACTTTGTTTATTTAAAAAGTTTACCCATCGAATCATTAGCAGGGAATGAAAATGCTGCGATGGATGTATCAAAACAAATATTTGGTGACTTTGGTGGGAAAATTGTTACAATCGGAATCCTAATTTCTGTATACGGCGCAATTAATGGCTACACAATGACTGGTATGAGAATCCCTTATACTATGGGATTAGATAAACAATTACCATACTCAAATCAATTAGCAAAATTAAATCGTAATAAAGTGCCTTTTATTGCAGGACTTTTTGAGTTAGCAGTAGCAGTTGTCATGATGTTATTAGGTGGATTCGATATTTTAACGGATATGCTAGTATTTGTTATTTGGATTTTTTACACATTGGTTTTTTGTGCTGTGATAAAACTTCGTAAGAAAGAACCTGATTTACCAAGGCCGTATAAAGTTCCGTTATATCCATTTATCCCCATTATTTCCATCATTGGAGGAGTATTTATTTTATCCATGACGTTGATTAATCAATTATCTCTTGTCATAACAGGTTTAGGACTAACAGCTTTAGGAATTCCATTTTATTTATATGCGAATAGAAAAAAAACTAGAAAGTGA
- a CDS encoding MurR/RpiR family transcriptional regulator → MNFDQHIQVYFESLSVSEKEIIYYIQNHKQEVVNLSAVDFAEKVLSSKSSISRLAQKLNYKGFSEMKYAIEQDLNKAIVAPFDLVDNIRQNIDKTFQYAEQVNFQPLLSQMKNAKNILIYATGFTQNNYSKDFSNELFLSNRPNFLISGETSFEIISQTLTQNDLVFIASLGGNTESIQNTVKFLNINKIPICSVTSFGKNFLTDYSNYQLFYEISNVPSPISENCTNMIGLNIILSILSQKYREFILFDE, encoded by the coding sequence TTGAACTTTGATCAACATATACAAGTATATTTCGAATCTTTGTCAGTTAGTGAAAAAGAAATCATTTATTATATCCAAAATCATAAACAAGAAGTCGTTAACCTATCAGCTGTTGATTTTGCTGAAAAAGTCTTATCTTCAAAGAGTTCAATATCAAGATTAGCTCAAAAATTAAACTATAAAGGTTTTTCTGAAATGAAATATGCAATTGAACAAGATTTAAACAAAGCTATAGTGGCACCTTTTGACCTTGTCGATAATATTCGACAAAATATCGATAAAACATTTCAGTATGCTGAACAAGTAAATTTTCAACCATTATTGTCTCAAATGAAAAACGCAAAAAATATCCTAATTTATGCTACTGGATTCACACAAAATAACTATTCAAAAGACTTCTCAAATGAATTATTTTTATCAAATAGACCTAACTTTTTAATTTCTGGAGAGACTTCTTTTGAAATTATTAGTCAAACTTTAACCCAAAATGACCTAGTTTTTATTGCTTCTCTAGGTGGAAATACAGAATCGATTCAAAACACTGTTAAATTCCTTAATATTAACAAAATTCCAATTTGTTCTGTCACATCTTTTGGAAAGAATTTTTTAACTGATTATTCGAATTATCAGTTGTTTTACGAAATTAGCAACGTTCCAAGCCCTATATCAGAAAACTGTACTAACATGATTGGACTCAATATCATTCTATCCATCTTATCTCAAAAATATCGCGAATTTATCTTATTTGACGAATAA
- a CDS encoding glycoside hydrolase family 13 protein: MSNEWWKESVVYQVYPQSFKDSNDDGIGDFNGIKEKLPYLSNLGIDVIWLNPIFESPLIDNGYDISDYKKTLSSYGTIDEFKSLLDAAHNMGIKIILDLVVNHTSDKHEWFLKSKENTDNDYADFYIWKDPKEDGSAPNSWGATFGGPAWEYVESRNQYYLHCFAKEQPDLNWENPKVREHIYDMMKDWFEFGIDGFRMDVISLISKRQDYPEDPSLAYTKSYYAGASNGPRVHEFLHEMNQEVLSKYDILTVGETPNTNSEQAKLYTQPEREELNMVFHFDHMHLDYGKYGKFSDVRFKLSDLKATLSEWQYQLKDGWNSLYWSNHDQPRAVTRFGNDNEYRIESGKMLGSLLHMMKGTPYIFQGEEIGMKNVPFSSIDEYKDIETKYFYQEMKENGESEEYINKAIYLKSRDNARTPMPWDNSKNYGFSDAKPWINYSHDNDIINVKDALEDKNSIFYHYKKLIQLRKEYKVIVHGDYQLINENDSDIYSYTRKYKDETLLVICSFSPYKINYTCPEDVYNDEFKLLLSNYKDSSNQLTQNITLNPYEALIYHIKN; encoded by the coding sequence ATGAGTAATGAATGGTGGAAAGAAAGTGTTGTTTATCAAGTATATCCACAAAGTTTTAAAGATTCAAATGATGATGGTATCGGTGATTTTAACGGAATTAAAGAAAAATTACCTTATCTATCTAATCTAGGTATTGATGTGATTTGGTTAAACCCGATTTTTGAATCCCCCCTTATAGATAATGGATACGATATAAGTGATTATAAAAAAACGTTATCTTCATATGGGACAATTGATGAATTCAAATCTTTACTAGATGCTGCTCATAATATGGGAATTAAAATTATTCTTGATCTTGTTGTAAATCATACAAGTGATAAACATGAATGGTTTTTAAAATCTAAAGAGAATACAGATAACGACTATGCTGATTTTTACATTTGGAAAGATCCAAAAGAAGACGGTTCTGCTCCTAATAGCTGGGGAGCTACTTTTGGAGGTCCTGCATGGGAATATGTAGAAAGTCGAAATCAGTATTACCTACACTGCTTTGCAAAAGAACAACCAGATTTAAATTGGGAAAATCCTAAAGTTAGAGAACATATTTATGATATGATGAAAGACTGGTTTGAATTTGGTATCGATGGATTTAGAATGGATGTTATCAGTCTAATCAGTAAACGTCAAGACTATCCCGAAGACCCCTCTTTAGCATATACTAAATCATACTATGCTGGTGCATCAAATGGGCCTAGAGTTCATGAATTTCTTCATGAAATGAATCAAGAAGTTTTAAGCAAATATGATATTTTAACAGTTGGTGAAACTCCAAATACAAACAGTGAGCAAGCAAAACTATATACACAACCTGAAAGAGAAGAATTAAACATGGTGTTCCATTTTGACCACATGCATCTCGACTATGGTAAATATGGTAAATTTTCGGATGTTCGTTTCAAATTAAGTGATTTAAAAGCTACTCTTAGTGAATGGCAATACCAACTTAAAGATGGATGGAACTCGTTGTACTGGAGCAATCACGATCAACCACGTGCTGTTACACGTTTTGGTAATGATAATGAATATAGAATTGAATCTGGAAAGATGTTAGGAAGCTTACTACATATGATGAAAGGAACTCCATATATTTTTCAAGGAGAAGAAATCGGCATGAAAAATGTTCCGTTTTCTTCAATCGATGAATATAAAGATATTGAAACAAAATATTTTTATCAAGAGATGAAAGAAAATGGGGAATCAGAAGAATACATCAATAAAGCAATCTACTTAAAATCAAGAGATAATGCTAGAACTCCTATGCCTTGGGATAATTCTAAAAATTACGGTTTTTCTGATGCAAAACCTTGGATTAATTACTCTCATGATAATGATATCATTAATGTAAAAGATGCTTTAGAAGATAAAAACTCAATCTTTTATCACTATAAAAAATTGATTCAATTAAGAAAAGAGTATAAAGTTATTGTTCATGGAGATTATCAGTTAATCAACGAAAATGATTCTGATATTTATAGTTACACACGAAAATATAAGGATGAAACATTATTAGTGATTTGCTCGTTTTCTCCTTATAAAATTAACTATACTTGTCCAGAGGATGTTTACAATGATGAATTCAAACTACTTTTATCCAATTATAAAGATTCGAGTAATCAATTAACTCAAAATATTACATTAAATCCTTATGAAGCATTAATATATCACATCAAAAACTAA
- a CDS encoding PTS sugar transporter subunit IIA, whose protein sequence is MRKIIFASHSNLADGLKDTIQYIIPSIKDITAISAYTSNVPVEDEIDIALESLKDNDEAIIFTDLLGGSVNQAFIKFINNPNIHIITGMNVPVVMTLLLSLTDNKITKEQIDTAINEGQQQIIYVNEYFNNQEIDMEDE, encoded by the coding sequence ATGCGAAAAATAATTTTTGCTAGTCATTCTAATCTAGCAGATGGCTTAAAAGACACTATTCAATATATTATTCCAAGTATAAAAGATATCACGGCAATCTCTGCCTACACATCTAACGTTCCTGTAGAAGATGAAATTGATATTGCTTTAGAATCCTTAAAAGACAATGATGAAGCTATTATTTTTACTGATTTGTTAGGTGGTTCAGTAAATCAAGCCTTCATCAAATTTATTAACAATCCTAATATTCACATTATAACTGGGATGAATGTACCAGTTGTCATGACACTTCTTCTAAGTCTAACTGACAATAAAATTACGAAAGAACAAATTGATACAGCTATTAACGAAGGCCAACAACAAATCATTTATGTTAATGAGTATTTTAATAATCAAGAAATAGATATGGAGGATGAATAA
- a CDS encoding PTS system mannose/fructose/sorbose family transporter subunit IID: MSNEELVLTKKDINKAAIRYMFSACNIFNYQTQQGPAIVFGLEKSLRKIYPDDDDYVASLNNHYKYFNTTTWMANIILGASLAMEEKDGTDSLETVQAFKTGMMGPLAGIGDTLIWVLYPTIMGSIAAYMGLEGNPTGAIIWLLFNIFFVFFRIKLFSIGYDSGLKLITSLGDKLSVFTEAASVMGLTVVGALIPSVVKINTGIVFKTGDVEMPIQTEILDKIMPALLPVALTILIYKIIANKKMSVTSIIFLVIGISLVLSFFGVLTV, encoded by the coding sequence ATGAGTAATGAAGAATTAGTATTAACTAAAAAAGATATCAATAAAGCGGCAATTAGATACATGTTCAGTGCTTGTAATATTTTTAATTACCAAACACAACAAGGACCTGCCATTGTTTTTGGATTAGAAAAATCATTAAGAAAAATATATCCAGATGACGATGATTATGTAGCATCACTTAATAATCATTACAAGTATTTTAATACAACAACATGGATGGCAAATATTATCCTTGGAGCTAGTTTAGCAATGGAAGAAAAAGATGGTACCGATTCTTTGGAAACTGTCCAAGCATTTAAAACAGGGATGATGGGGCCTTTAGCCGGGATTGGGGACACTTTAATTTGGGTTCTATATCCTACTATTATGGGATCAATCGCGGCTTACATGGGGTTAGAAGGAAATCCAACAGGTGCTATTATTTGGTTACTTTTTAATATTTTCTTCGTCTTCTTCCGTATTAAACTATTTTCAATTGGTTACGATTCAGGTCTTAAACTGATAACATCTCTAGGTGATAAACTGTCTGTATTTACAGAAGCAGCTTCTGTTATGGGACTAACAGTGGTTGGTGCACTAATCCCATCAGTTGTAAAAATAAATACAGGGATTGTCTTTAAAACTGGAGATGTGGAAATGCCTATACAAACTGAAATTCTAGATAAAATCATGCCAGCATTATTACCTGTTGCGTTAACAATATTGATTTATAAAATTATCGCCAACAAAAAGATGAGTGTTACTTCCATTATTTTCTTAGTGATTGGAATCTCACTAGTACTATCATTTTTCGGTGTATTAACAGTTTAG
- a CDS encoding PTS mannose/fructose/sorbose/N-acetylgalactosamine transporter subunit IIC yields MEIIQGLLIILLSFWMVIDQQGLVIVTWFPIMVALFAGLIMGDMQTAMVIGGTFQLMALGVANIGGSSVPNWGLAALVGIYVAIRTTNNIEEAKAVALAVGVPVGMLGIQLDVLAKILNSYVAQAAQKALNERKFKKMNHILMVGPLIFGLSTAIPTALCVIFGDKIVNVILDVVPQWFTDGLSIAGNMLPVVGIALLLQVMPAKKYLTMLIIGFIFSAYLKMPIFGISLLGFALAYYFFTTNMKKSVASVNNESVDFDEGDEFDE; encoded by the coding sequence ATGGAGATTATACAAGGACTACTAATCATCCTGCTTTCTTTCTGGATGGTTATAGATCAACAAGGATTAGTTATTGTTACTTGGTTCCCAATAATGGTAGCACTATTTGCTGGATTAATTATGGGAGACATGCAAACTGCCATGGTTATTGGAGGTACATTCCAATTAATGGCTTTAGGAGTTGCAAATATTGGAGGTTCCTCTGTTCCTAACTGGGGGCTTGCTGCGCTAGTTGGTATCTATGTTGCCATCAGAACAACTAACAATATAGAAGAAGCAAAAGCTGTGGCATTAGCTGTAGGGGTTCCCGTTGGTATGTTAGGAATTCAACTAGATGTATTAGCTAAAATATTAAATTCATACGTTGCTCAAGCTGCTCAAAAAGCATTGAACGAAAGAAAATTCAAAAAAATGAATCACATACTCATGGTTGGTCCACTAATTTTTGGTCTATCAACAGCCATACCAACAGCTTTATGTGTCATTTTCGGTGATAAAATTGTAAATGTTATTTTAGACGTTGTGCCACAATGGTTTACAGATGGCTTATCAATAGCAGGCAACATGCTGCCAGTTGTTGGTATCGCATTATTATTACAAGTAATGCCAGCCAAAAAATATTTAACTATGCTTATTATTGGTTTCATATTCTCTGCATACCTTAAAATGCCAATATTTGGTATTTCATTATTAGGATTTGCATTGGCATACTATTTCTTCACTACTAACATGAAAAAATCAGTTGCTAGTGTCAATAATGAATCAGTTGACTTTGATGAAGGAGATGAATTTGATGAGTAA
- a CDS encoding PTS system mannose/fructose/N-acetylgalactosamine-transporter subunit IIB, with translation MSLVLARIDQRLIHGIVVTQWAGAVKAKRLMVVDDQISKDETQKAAMRMSKPAGTGMSIIDTQTAITNFNAGKYDNHNVFLIVKEPETLIKLSEGGVKIPKVNIGIMFDGENKETVKKMVSVDEKEVADLKKLEAMGIPVTFHFVPSDNEEPLEKYIK, from the coding sequence ATGTCATTAGTATTAGCAAGAATAGATCAAAGATTAATTCATGGAATAGTTGTCACACAATGGGCCGGAGCTGTTAAGGCAAAAAGATTGATGGTGGTTGACGATCAGATTAGTAAAGATGAAACGCAAAAAGCGGCAATGAGAATGAGTAAACCAGCTGGTACAGGAATGTCAATCATTGACACTCAAACTGCCATAACAAATTTTAATGCAGGAAAATATGATAATCATAATGTATTTTTAATTGTTAAAGAACCTGAAACACTTATTAAGCTGAGTGAAGGTGGCGTAAAAATTCCTAAAGTAAATATAGGAATCATGTTTGATGGTGAAAATAAAGAAACGGTAAAAAAAATGGTCTCTGTCGATGAAAAAGAAGTGGCAGATTTAAAAAAATTAGAAGCGATGGGAATACCTGTCACATTCCATTTCGTTCCTAGTGATAATGAAGAACCATTAGAAAAATATATTAAGTAA
- a CDS encoding helix-turn-helix domain-containing protein, with the protein MHIEKTSISFFVGTNESISEIQKSYDVAKQLMAFKTKKGQPIYYPDDYFFDLFITKRVDELSAQLFVEHYLGSIIEVDKKRDSQLLETLDSYLANNQNIASTSRELFIHRNTLLYRIEKIDSLFLSHSLSEKDYTLYLQLALYFSRHIRLKK; encoded by the coding sequence ATGCATATTGAAAAAACTAGTATTTCTTTTTTTGTGGGAACAAATGAATCAATTTCAGAAATTCAAAAAAGTTATGATGTTGCAAAACAATTAATGGCATTCAAAACAAAAAAAGGCCAGCCAATTTACTATCCAGACGATTACTTTTTTGATCTCTTTATAACAAAGCGAGTTGATGAATTATCTGCACAACTATTTGTAGAGCACTATCTTGGTTCAATAATTGAGGTAGATAAGAAAAGAGACAGCCAATTACTAGAAACACTAGATAGCTATCTTGCTAATAATCAAAATATTGCTAGCACATCACGAGAATTGTTTATACATCGTAATACACTGTTATATCGAATTGAAAAAATAGACTCACTTTTTTTATCTCATTCTTTATCTGAAAAAGACTATACATTATATTTACAACTAGCTTTATATTTTTCTAGACATATTAGATTAAAGAAATAA
- a CDS encoding tautomerase family protein has translation MPLMKIDMIKGRAPEDIQAILDISYKVMLEAFDAPVGDRYQIVNQHEPYEMQILDTGLGFERTKDVLLFSLITRPRTTEQKKQFYHNLVTALNDELGIRKEDIMINLVVNADEDWSFAFGKAQFLTGEL, from the coding sequence ATGCCATTAATGAAAATAGATATGATTAAAGGTCGCGCGCCAGAAGATATTCAAGCAATTTTAGATATTTCATATAAAGTAATGTTAGAAGCCTTTGATGCACCTGTAGGAGATAGATACCAAATAGTCAACCAACACGAACCATATGAAATGCAAATATTAGATACTGGTTTAGGATTTGAACGAACAAAAGATGTTCTTCTATTTAGTCTTATTACTCGCCCCAGAACAACTGAACAAAAAAAACAGTTTTACCACAATTTGGTGACTGCTTTAAATGATGAATTAGGTATTCGAAAAGAAGATATTATGATTAACTTAGTTGTTAATGCTGATGAAGATTGGAGCTTTGCATTTGGTAAAGCACAGTTTCTAACAGGAGAATTGTAA